The Rhodothermus sp. sequence GTCGGGTGCATGGCGCCGAGACGTATTTTCTGGGCTTGCATAAGACCGAAGCGGCACGCCGCGTAATGGAACGGGAAAACAGTGTCGTCCGTCTGGAAGATGACCCGTCGCAGTACGATCAGTTCACGGAACAGGAGCTGATTCTGATGACGCTGGCGCAGAGTGCCTATCTGCGCAAAAGCGAAAAGCTGGCCATGCTCGTACAGGAGCAATTTGCCAGGCGAGTAGGACGTGTGAATCGGGGGGTAAAACAGGCCGGTTTTTATGTGTTGTGGAGTGCCTCTATGCCGGCCATCCTGGTAGAACTGGGGTTTCTAACCAACCCCAGAGAAGCGGCTTTTCTCAAAAGCAAGCAGGGGCAGGCCTATATGGCCAGCGCGATCTTTCGGGCCGTCCGTACCTTCAAGGAACACTACGAGCGGGAGCTGGCGTTTCCTGCCACGCGTTGAAGTGTTCCCCGACCCCGAAACAAAGATAGATACACATGATCGATACGGCGCTGGAGACGCTCAAGCAGGCCATTCGTACCGTTCCGGACTTTCCTGAGCCCGGCATTCAGTTTAAAGACATAACCCCTGTACTGGGGCAACCTGATCTGCTTCGGTTGGCGATTGAAGCCCTATTGGCTCCCTTCCAGGAGCAAAAAATTACGAAGGTTGTCGCGATCGAATCGCGAGGGTTTATCCTGGGCGGTATGCTGGCGCATCATCTGGACGCCGGCTTTGTGCCGGTGCGTAAGAAAGGAAAATTGCCCTATCAGACCATTACGGAAAGCTATGAGTTGGAGTATGGCACAGATACAATCGAAATGCATATCGACGCCATTGCACCAGGGGATCGTGTGTTGATTCATGACGATGTGATTGCCACGGGGGGGACAGCGGCAGCTACGATTCGCCTGGTTGAGCGGGCGGGTGGTGAAGTGGTAGGCTGTGCATTTCTGATCGAGTTGGCTACCCTGGAAGGACGCAAACGATTGCCGGCGCATGTGCCGGTGCATGCGGTACTTCAACTTTGAAAAGCCATGAAACGAAATGGGGGATGGATCGGAATAGCCCTGCTGGTGCTGCTACTGGCAGGGTGTGAATCGGTTACCAGTGAACGGCTGACGCTCCCCGACATTACCCTTTCATTTCGCTTTGAGGTGGATGGCAGCGTGCTTACCGATGGGCAGCCCTATACGGCTACCGCCATCAACACAGCTGATCTAATGGCCGCCTTGCAACAACGGGGAGGCTATACTAAAAACGAAGTGGTAGCGGCTACGGTGACGGCTGCCGAACTTGAGCGTATCCAGCCAACGCTGACCGATCTGTCGGCTTTGCTCAGTGAGGTGCGTGTGTTGCTGACGGCCTCAGGCCTTAGCGATCTGGAGGTGGCTTCGCGGACCGGGTTCCCAGACGATGAGGTAGCCACGCTCTCTACTCGAAGTAGTAGAGACATCGCCGCTTTTGTGAAGAGCTCCGCCTTCGGTGCAAAACTACGGCTGGTACCGAGGCAGCCAGACCCCACTGAAACGTACATCTATGAAGTGCACCTGACGTTGCAGGTTCAGGTCGAAGGCATCTGACGCACGGCGATGCAGGAGATCTCAACGCGGGCACCTCGTGGCAGCGCCGCTACCTGGACTGCTTCGCGTGCCGGAGGGGATTCATTGAAGTAACGCGCGTATACTTCGTTGACCTGGGCGTAGTCGTTAATATCTACCAGGTAGACGGTGCAGCGCACCACATCTTTGTAATCCATGCCGGCTGCTCGTAACACAGCGCCCAGATTTTCCAGCACCTGTTCGGTCTCTCGTTCGATGCTCTCGGTGATCAGGCTGCCTGTTTTCGGATCGATGGCAATCTGACCGGAACAGTACAGCGTGTCACCCACCAGGATAGCCTGGCTGTAAGGGCCAATGGCCGCGGGCGCACGTGGCGTCTTGATGATTGTCCGCACAGGCACGGTGAAGATTCTGTCGATGGTCTATAGATCCTGCTTCTCCATTATTAACTTGCAAAATGCAGG is a genomic window containing:
- a CDS encoding adenine phosphoribosyltransferase — translated: MIDTALETLKQAIRTVPDFPEPGIQFKDITPVLGQPDLLRLAIEALLAPFQEQKITKVVAIESRGFILGGMLAHHLDAGFVPVRKKGKLPYQTITESYELEYGTDTIEMHIDAIAPGDRVLIHDDVIATGGTAAATIRLVERAGGEVVGCAFLIELATLEGRKRLPAHVPVHAVLQL
- a CDS encoding RidA family protein, which encodes MPVRTIIKTPRAPAAIGPYSQAILVGDTLYCSGQIAIDPKTGSLITESIERETEQVLENLGAVLRAAGMDYKDVVRCTVYLVDINDYAQVNEVYARYFNESPPAREAVQVAALPRGARVEISCIAVRQMPST